The following proteins are co-located in the Tachysurus vachellii isolate PV-2020 chromosome 19, HZAU_Pvac_v1, whole genome shotgun sequence genome:
- the LOC132862496 gene encoding PGC-1 and ERR-induced regulator in muscle protein 1, translating to MRSTTSQAHHWASERLLSVAWHGPPECSYYPSQSTECTQDSRSSTTEQLNSFHFAMDDFEYSVQISELDWDSFFQACEECNMLPPGLARLEESGMSDMDDLGTQRTQTATHTDPELQTDALPDSEGSPVELYLSKYGLSSPDQVLSGSEDDFHLEAINVFFERLKSVSVTEDHSNLGSKIAGHSEGSEVKEDTKKIAASEEISQSCRKQKAQSNDCHTYMYSESTDDDRQEHKSTCPDTELFIKEENWSLDVLKEGDKWGDNMMTQPDHEKSPCNVLVNGKELTDPNQFKEAKSQLVTSDNSDLLVAQSQAFNITPRRRRRKKKRMSVEMTEMGSGFEAHLPSKVSDSDEDTYGRRGEIVRETQIADYCGSGTVTEAPSEFLVHPKKNSISENFSVFSQSVSVKGDMSKSTQVSPNLQELSRSTVRVAQCKREIDMSVGNLSETSTKTGKIAIRPDLKSPESGVSVTETPQRDENRSANTNVDNVGIRSQLNNNLPSEMLASIASSDVSNVEGQPVNRETLVRYSVSNHTDDKSQADSTALQIAPLIHSLVSPVYSKTPISQFGDRVMLSDFQFDGSNAVGQRKTSTSCVTFPELTSKTFFSASFKNTERKEISSSVNHDEVPHENKSDGLPTKGCLSETFPFHLLAQEDQEQISHQNNHKTQMSAAQISKIDEIKDAPTVEPKADITNEMNLKMNLSKNPSISNTSQNSQNEDWKEEIFVSLSLNNVPESQKGIHTETIQSPDFKGDRNEVLSLKGQTKEYQSLIHTIDPDSQLSVYTKSEPTLSNIIASSEEQKGFDLSEDKPPYFSSKDHDLSPTKVQHSSSPPPGELTGGAKSLETLDPDSVNQPTPPVYAISSFWNEMEKLTINDILRLRLVGQAQYPSVLLQPDDSSIADGTDAADSGYFTHSDESKPDHSSGNMTFISDFDGELAQLLAPDAAKQDKGTNESSKPTGIIWESDPNLSGTATGMEDVFNLDTVHSSSLFRNNSNQCFRKMCKNISVQNLQALEGQNLGKIQRNASLHSIHSIYATHSEVEDNYVDPFDRVETSSPVYLSDEEEMESTGITFSEIFEYLFGSDEPKQSASETNTEADSYPTGTETSFPEMYDHFFSEFEPESLFFPRADNNINSNDELVPIFSSSRSATRNAQFPEVYDYFFPDDSPVHSDEDEEPEHTVIRVVTRYDHNPTKNHDSVTASDPYKHIFSEKDNGWNFVWTNPFSFRRVRRTGVTVPREESSSQALTPVKNTGRSYHGGIHPICMLGADESPFPDPLILNLENSIFRQLAEQQKICREMQTTVADPRLDAPLLPIKQADMCLVCIAFASWVLKSVNPQGADTWKAVLLANVSALSAIRYLRRFTKDEAAKISPLRQIKPA from the exons ATGAGAAGCACCACATCTCAAG CGCATCACTGGGCCAGTGAGAGGCTGCTCTCTGTGGCATGGCATGGGCCTCCAGAGTGTTCATACTATCCCTCACAAAGCACAGAGTGCACACAGGACAGCCGCAGTAGCACTACAGAACAACTGAACAG TTTCCACTTTGCTATGGATGATTTTGAGTACAGTGTCCAAATCTCTGAGCTTGACTGGGACTCCTTTTTCCAAGCATGTGAAGAGTGTAACATGTTGCCCCCAGGGTTAGCCAGGCTGGAAGAGTCAGGAATGAGTGACATGGATGACTTAGGGACCCAGCGAACACAAACTGCCACACATACTGATCCAGAGCTTCAAActgatgcccttcctgactcTGAAGGCTCTCCTGTAGAGCTTTACCTGAGTAAATATGGCTTAAGTAGTCCTGATCAAGTTCTCTCTGGCAGTGAGGATGACTTCCACTTGGAGGCTATCAATGTGTTCTTCGAGAGGTTGAAAAGTGTCTCAGTGACTGAGGATCACTCAAATTTAGGGAGTAAAATTGCTGGCCATTCAGAGGGATCTGAAGTGAAAGAAGACACTAAAAAGATAGCAGCATCTGAAGAAATATCGCAGTCATGCAGAAAGCAGAAGGCACAGAGTAATGATTGTCATACCTATATGTATAGTGAATCTACAGATGATGACAGACAAGAACACAAATCTACCTGTCCTGACACAGAGCTGTTTATCAAAGAAGAAAACTGGTCACTGGATGTATTGAAAGAAGGAGATAAATGGGGTGATAACATGATGACACAACCAGACCATGAAAAGAGTCCATGCAATGTTTTGGTCAATGGTAAAGAGCTCACAGACCCAAACCAATTCAAAGAAGCAAAATCTCAGTTAGTAACAAGTGATAATTCTGATTTGCTAGTAGCTCAGAGTCAAGCTTTCAACATTACCCCAAGAAGgcgaagaagaaagaaaaagagaatgagtGTGGAAATGACGGAAATGGGTTCTGGTTTTGAAGCTCACTTGCCAAGCAAAGTGAGTGATTCTGATGAAGACACATATGGGAGAAGAGGAGAAATAGTTCGAGAGACTCAGATAGCTGATTACTGTGGCTCAGGGACTGTTACTGAGGCACCTAGTGAATTTTTAGTACATCCTAAGAAAAATAGTATTTCAGAAAATTTCTCAGTATTTTCacagtcagtctcagtgaagggagATATGAGTAAGTCTACACAGGTAAGCCCTAATTTACAAGAACTCAGTAGGAGTACAGTAAGAGTTGCTCAATGCAAGAGAGAAATTGACATGTCTGTTGGTAATCTGAGTGAAACATCAACAAAAACTGGAAAGATTGCCATAAGACCGGATCTCAAATCTCCTGAAAGTGGTGTTTCTGTTACAGAGACACCTCAGAGGGATGAAAATCGATCTGCAAACACTAATGTAGATAACGTGGGAATTCGTTCACAGCTTAACAACAATTTGCCATCGGAAATGCTAGCATCTATTGCCAGCTCTGATGTATCAAATGTTGAGGGACAACCTGTAAATAGAGAAACTCTTGTTAGATACTCAGTCTCAAATCACACAGATGATAAGTCACAAGCAGATAGTACAGCATTACAAATAGCACCACTGATACATTCACTTGTATCACCTGTTTACTCAAAGACACCCATAAGTCAATTTGGAGACAGAGTGATGTTATCAGACTTTCAGTTTGATGGGTCTAATGCAGTAGGTCAAAGGAAAACCTCAACTTCCTGTGTAACATTTCCTGAGTTAACAAGCAAGACATTCTTCTCAGCATCTTTCAAAAACACAGAAAGGAAAGAGATTTCATCTTCTGTGAATCATGATGAAGTCCCCCATGAAAACAAAAGTGATGGTTTGCCAACTAAGGGGTGTCTGTCAGAAACATTTCCTTTCCATTTATTGGCACAGGAAGATCAAGAGCAAATAAGTCACCAGAATaatcacaaaacacaaatgAGTGCAGCCCAAATATCAAAAATAGATGAGATCAAGGATGCTCCAACAGTTGAACCAAAAGCAGAcattacaaatgaaatgaatttgaaaatgaatttgtCAAAAAATCCCAGCATCTCAAATACATCTCAAAATTCACAAAATGAAGATTGGAAAGAAGAGATCTTTGTGTCTTTAAGTTTAAATAATGTGCCTGAAAGCCAGAAAGGCATACATACAGAAACTATTCAGTCCCCTGATTTCAAAGGGGACAGAAATGAGGTACTGTCTCTTAAGGGACAGACTAAGGAATACCAGTCTCTGATACACACTATTGACCCAGACAGTCAACTTTCAGTTTACACAAAATCAGAACCTACCCTGTCTAATATTATTGCAAGTAGTGAAGAACAAAAAGGTTTTGATCTATCTGAAGATAAACCACCATATTTTTCATCTAAAGATCATGACCTGTCACCTACTAAAGTACAGCATTCATCATCTCCACCACCGGGGGAGTTAACAGGTGGAGCTAAAAGTCTAGAAACACTAGATCCTGATTCTGTGAATCAACCCACACCTCCTGTATATGCTATATCTTCCTTCTGGAATGAAATGGAGAAGCTGACCATAAACGATATATTACGACTTCGTCTAGTTGGCCAAGCACAGTACCCCAGTGTGCTACTCCAGCCAGATGACAGCAGTATTGCAGATGGGACAGATGCAGCAGATTCAGGATATTTTACACACTCCGATGAATCCAAGCCTGACCACTCCAGTGGGAACATGACATTCATATCTGACTTTGATGGAGAGCTTGCACAGCTCCTAGCACCAGATGCAGCCAAACAAGATAAGGGTACAAATGAGTCTTCTAAACCAACAGGCATCATTTGGGAAAGTGATCCAAATCTGTCAGGAACTGCAACTGGAATGGAAGATGTGTTTAATTTGGATACAGTCCATTCATCATCTCTCTTTAGAAATAATTCAAATCAGTGCTTTAGGAAGATGTGTAAAAATATTAGCGTCCAGAACTTGCAAGCTCTTGAAGGCCAAAACCTGGGGAAAATCCAGAGAAATGCCTCTCTCCACTCCATTCATTCTATTTATGCCACTCACTCTGAAGTTGAGGATAACTATGTAGATCCATTCGATCGTGTTGAAACTTCATCCCCAGTGTATCTCTCTGATGAGGAGGAGATGGAAAGCACTGGCATCACTTTCTCAGAGATTTTTGAGTATCTTTTTGGTTCAGATGAACCCAAACAATCTGCCTCTGAGACCAACACTGAAGCTGATTCTTATCCCACTGGAACTGAGACCTCTTTCCCTGAGATGTATGACCATTTCTTTTCAGAGTTTGAGCCTgaaagtttattttttccacGTGCAGACAACAACATAAATAGTAACGATGAGCTAGTTCCCATCTTCTCTTCCTCACGTTCAGCAACCAGGAATGCCCAGTTCCCTGAAGTGTATGATTACTTTTTCCCAGATGATTCCCCTGTTCactcagatgaagatgaagaaccTGAGCATACAGTCATCCGAGTGGTCACACGATATGACCACAACCCAACTAAGAATCATGATTCTGTAACAGCCTCAGAtccatacaaacacattttttctgAGAAAGACAACGGCTGGAACTTTGTGTGGACAAATCCTTTTTCATTTAGGAGAGTCCGGCGCACAGGGGTCACAGTCCCACGTGAGGAGTCCAGTTCTCAGGCTCTGACTCCTGTAAAAAATACTGGCAGGTCATATCATGGAGGAATTCACCCTATATGCATGTTGGGTGCTGATGAGAGCCCATTTCCAGACCCACTGATTCTCAACCTTGAGAACAGCATCTTCAGACAGCTGGCAGAACAGCAGAAGATATGCAGAGAAATGCAGACAACCGTTGCTGATCCAA GGTTGGATGCACCACTGTTGCCCATTAAACAGGCAGATATGTGCTTGGTTTGCATTGCCTTTGCCTCCTGGGTCCTGAAGTCAGTCAACCCTCAAGGAGCTGATACATGGAAAGCTG TTCTGCTGGCAAATGTAAGTGCCCTGTCTGCCATCCGATACCTCAGGAGATTCACGAAGGATGAGGCGGCCAAGATATCTCCACTGCGTCAGATCAAGCCTGCGTAA